In the genome of Colletes latitarsis isolate SP2378_abdomen chromosome 9, iyColLati1, whole genome shotgun sequence, one region contains:
- the Mask gene encoding multiple ankyrin repeats single KH domain isoform X4, which yields MQNVAQGTTSDSQKHEKSASVHHDIGKTSSTPQSSNSSPTKSETETFSELQPRFMADSSESEEDSVSEVGCFAIDQVELDEGHHLESSKFLLTPEDPERSVDPETQARLEALLEAAGIDEAAAALTRMRSDNPRTQSEKRSLVEACTDGDVGTVRKLLTEGRSVHETTEEGESLLSLACSAGYYELAQVLLAMNANVEDRGIKGDCTPLMEAITAGHVDVVSLLIAHGADVNAQSASGNTPLMYGCSGGHEEIVRALLEAGANVEDHNENGHTPLMEAASSGHVPIAKILLEHGAGINTHSNEFKESALTLACYKGHFEMVRFLLEAGADQEHKTDEMHTALMEASMDGHVEVARLLLDSGAQVNMPTDSFESPLTLAACGGHVDLAMLLIERGANIEEVNDEGYTPLMEAAREGHEEMVALLLSQGANINAQTEETQETALTLACCGGFLEVADFLIKAGADIELGASTPLMEAAQEGHLDLVRYLLESAADVHTQTQTGDTALTYACENGHTDVADLLLQFGADLEHESEGGRTPLMKACRAGHLCTVQFLISKRADVNRQTTNNDHTPLSLACAGGHLTVVEVLLAQSANPFHKLKDNSTMLIEAAKGGHTSVVQLLLDYPHSIMMSTPHNAAPAPMLLPQQQQQQQQQQQQPQQQQQQQQQQPQQQQQPQPQQQQQQQPPQQQQQQHTTHQQHIPHQQQASTTQPQHQQQQQHAAEQSQAQNLQPKHNTQKSLLRKNRSVTMMPDTSLTSAEAQQVRSQPAGESIVATKDDTNILDKGSGGFTNLSEPNISLSPAPAPTPGLNVSESRKNTRQEQILHKQQILEELQRVERELQIKGAGHLFSGSRNPVVTQQQQQQQPEEVNEPDTLSPGTPNTGLVCSTTGMSGNSLTHQGTSQAMSLYYNAFLRGKRLAQEAQLSLHPEIFPTTNPLSLATIPVTSSVPLVTSNTSSTTTPTPPSISTPPTVMAVSQPITASSDVSQNTAISDRPKAKPVSKKEGKNIRKATSSVVGGKLQQQQQQATLMAGLQQQYQQKQRQHTYQVQQVHQLQQLNQQLQLQLDQVQVQQQQQQQQQQQQQPQPQPQIQQQPLQSQSQQQAGAVTANGSNILMPTQLMSHLHPTHTHHLHDQQTTQQNLTEQTDPELARLHRDGACPFVAAAQKAKALCTSENVIKLEDGSHIPLDDAFEIFRSISFDDTADVATEDQEKLELKRLEVSNSKDPQQQQLQQQQQQLQQQQQQLQQQQQQQQQQQQQQQQHQQQQQQQHLQTTQIVQQTTSPYTSQEYFTNPVLSVPSASLPTLPSLQVTTAGVQIHADITTGLQLTSTQSLQNQSFKNFKEYKEGYLEGLRCHFQPQLLLQSSQITFPTQALPTVTEATGIIDSIPHETNGYVQSTTCSTNQVQVATQTQAPATTTAATIVASDKKQVYTAPTTGKGKKGRYPLLSQQQQSCQQQQTANTQQQAPNFPSQNYHLDPTTVAGQYTTGVPTVGGYTTNQVPPAPFSCMDVDSETDSNHDTALTLACAGGHDELVELLLSRGADIEHRDKKGFTPLILAATAGHQKVVGVLLNHGADIEAQSERTKDTPLSLACSGGRIEVVELLLNRGANKEHRNVSDYTPLSLAASGGYVNIIKLLLGHGAEINSRTGSKLGISPLMLAAMNGHVAAVKLLLDMGSDINAQIETNRNTALTLACFQGRHEVVSLLLDRKANVEHRAKTGLTPLMEAASGGYVEVGRVLLTKGADVNATPVPSSRDTALTIAADKGHCRFVELLLSRGTQVEVKNKKGNSPLWLAANGGHLNVVDLLHHAGADIDSQDNRKVSCLMAAFRKGHIKVVKWMVNHVTQFPSDQEMTRYIATVSDKELLEKCQECVKVIRAAKETQAAKANKNATILLEELDMEKTREESKKAAAARRRERKKKKKLEKKEEKRKLHEEYKKSEGNYEDKEESGKKSGDEECDRADDSEHETGDDCERMDSMPSPVNRSPEDPDREEGDSGIDANSQGSCSSNDVKAREKKKDKKKKKMTSPTNNEKDTSPQRSPKSVIGQSSSLSQSSITPTKSQNNTSEKRLITNVTNGVSVSTTSITMSARSSTVNCGERKLKGQLVFESSRHPADREDFEATGNETYMPGKGKKSYNNQYDGDALNTSIKTNTTTSPKQGGKREEGWKEVVRKGQSDDSGRFMNSPFRSKKVSVPPNAISRVIGRGGSNINAIRGATGAHIEVEKQSKCQGERIITIKGSSDATKQAHTLIAALIKDPDVDILQMLPKSKLTVVTTSSWDKTVSTIASSKAKLGPVSKPPSLTSNSNSMQINKSSYPSGVSTVNQLIPLRSSSTIKLAGAFPTPLPRATAPRLVAAAEKRAQAVAAQMASSSNTKTTMSYTSAIMTAGRATKIVTTSTTQTFAAKLSEITANTHTSTTVMQSTHTTVNKQKSLQANTVTVVSATAAATAQTSSQQPIVSTSPKHCRPLPTLSAPPTMVSHYSGKSTYSPGSNAAISPAASTAIAYCPENSIASTCSNSVRVSPSPPIVSQCQQLQQQQQHQQQQQQQQQQQQQQQQQQQQQQQQQQQQIRSSTPIACNIQEQQQQQQQQQQQQQQQQQQQQQQQQQQQQQQQQTNNTPLEYSLFNDTFTKVTQQSMWGGRENESQKGMNFATVAGGGVSVNTSGSSSSKFIDSVPPQVDASKAPGYRGTTMCSPVSSKSNNTTNTIATSIGSSTSSNTGHSPIQPPQFQSSGNYNEHSLSNKPPGSLAVARPVMPQQSMEMGAAMGAQFSRPVFQGELTSRNTTTHQPHVISSTSQPTLDVGLFKANNVSYEHANVNSSLLKMVPNEGQGHPLLPFHPHMQNFTQTIAAPSASVNTTVSMSRLNPRAPDFSSSLHLNSKPQVTMFNAGSAAGIHPNMFATVPPPPPSAIQSNNLAMLGNFPLGKYQAPSRATPNTGISTNGQTRWPFAPPHNNYPPHQDPMMGQIGFTNHLANITAQSGSIDLITSLENGGSPAISPSSPAQVAQEMNQLKIEDRKVPRPIGTERAWKNYATAGMGPGGDADSINWMLNNEKLVGSWASLAPGIDRHQVFRSNAAYNRISNVDAELHQMMESSFQGHVDTQQQPFPNGNAAALSLMPGLTLLPGQFGTPTLTEIPPNEQNKMDPPAWGIPDGVQDKQHPCLHYAVWPDYWAWNKWTH from the exons GTGGGGTGTTTTGCAATTGATCAGGTCGAATTAGACGAAGGTCATCATTTAGAATCGTCCAAGTTTCTATTGACTCCTGAAGATCCAGAGAGATCCGTGGATCCTGAAACTCAGGCACGGTTAGAAGCTTTGCTGGAAGCAGCTGGTATCG ATGAAGCAGCAGCTGCATTAACTCGTATGCGCAGCGATAATCCACGCACACAAAGCGAAAAACGCTCTCTTGTAGAGGCTTGCACCGACGGCGACGTTGGTACTGTTAGGAAATTACTAACGGAAGGACGCAGTGTTCACGAGACTACAGAGGAGGGAGAGAGTTTGCTCTCTCTCGCCTGCTCAGCTGGTTACTACGAACTTGCCCAG GTACTTTTGGCAATGAATGCAAACGTAGAAGACCGTGGTATAAAGGGAGATTGTACCCCTTTAATGGAGGCTATCACTGCGGGGCATGTAGATGTTGTAAGCTTGCTTATCGCTCATGGAGCTGATGTTAATGCTCAATCTGCTTCAG GTAATACACCACTTATGTATGGTTGCTCGGGTGGTCATGAAGAGATTGTGCGAGCATTGTTAGAAGCAGGTGCGAATGTGGAAGATCACAATGAGAATGGTCATACACCATTAATGGAAGCAGCCAGTTCTGGACACGTTCCAATAGCAAAGATCTTACTAGAACATGGCGCTGGAATTAATACCCATTCCAATGAATTTAAAGAATCTGCGTTAACACTGGCTTGCTATAAAGGACATTTTGAAATGGTTCGCTTTCTGTTAGAAGCTGGTGCAGACCAG GAGCACAAAACTGATGAAATGCACACTGCCCTTATGGAAGCATCGATGGATGGTCATGTGGAAGTTGCTCGTTTACTTTTAGATTCGGGCGCGCAGGTTAATATGCCAACAGACAGTTTTGAATCTCCATTAACATTGGCTGCTTGCGGAGGTCACGTTGACCTCGCTATGCTTCTGATTGAGAGAGGAGCAAATATCGAGGAAGTAAATGACGAAGGTTATACTCCGTTGATGGAAGCGGCACGCGAGGGTCACGAAGAAATGGTTGCATTACTTCTAAGTCAAG gAGCGAATATTAATGCTCAAACGGAGGAAACGCAAGAGACAGCCCTTACCTTAGCTTGTTGCGGTGGCTTTTTGGAAGTCGCTGACTTTTTAATTAAAGCAGGTGCCGATATTGAATTGGGAGCCTCTACTCCTCTAATGGAAGCTGCTCAGGAGGGTCATTTGGATCTCGTTCGTTATTTACTCGAATCCGCGGCAGACGTTCACACTCAAACGCAAACGGGTGATACGGCGTTAACGTATGCGTGTGAAAATGGCCATACTGATGTTGCGGATCTTTTACTTCAATTTGGTGCTGATTTA gagCACGAATCAGAAGGGGGCAGAACACCGTTAATGAAAGCGTGCAGAGCCGGTCACCTCTGTACAGTTCAGTTTCTTATATCGAAACGTGCAGATGTTAATAGGCAAACGACAAACAACGATCACACTCCCCTTTCATTGGCATGTGCTGGCGGCCATCTCACAGTTGTAGAAGTTTTGCTTGCACAGTCTGCAAATCCGTTTCATAAACTCAAG GATAATTCTACGATGTTAATTGAAGCTGCGAAAGGTGGACATACCAGCGTAGTTCAACTTCTATTAGATTATCCTCACAGTATTATGATGAGTACGCCACATAATGCAGCTCCTGCACCTATGTTGCTTcctcaacaacaacaacaacagcaacagcaacagcaacagccacaacaacaacaacagcagcagcagcagcaaccgcagcaacaacaacagccacaaccacaacagcaacagcagcaacaaccaccacagcaacagcagcaacagcatACAACACACCAACAGCATATACCCCATCAACAACAAGCATCCACCACGCAACCGCAAcatcaacagcagcagcaacatgCTGCTGAACAATCGCAGGCGCAAAACCTTCAACCTAAACATAATACGCAAAAATCGTTGTTAAGAAAGAATCGATCAGTAACTATGATGCCCGATACGAGTCTTACTTCCGCTGAGGCGCAACAAGTTCGTTCTCAGCCCGCAGGAGAATCAATCGTAGCAACTAAAGACGATACTAATATATTGGATAAAGGCAGTGGAGGATTTACTAACCTTTCAGAACCTAATATAAGCCTTAGTCCTGCTCCTGCGCCGACGCCAGGATTAAATGTCTCGGAAAGTCGAAAGAATACTCGACAAGAgcaaattctacataagcaacaaATTCTCGAAGAACTACAA AGGGTAGAAAGAGAACTCCAAATTAAGGGTGCAGGCCATTTATTCTCTGGTTCAAGGAATCCCGTCGTAactcaacaacaacaacaacaacagccgGAGGAAGTCAACGAGCCAGATACGTTGTCGCCAGGTACGCCAAACACTG GTTTAGTTTGCAGTACAACTGGTATGTCAGGAAATTCTTTAACTCATCAAGGTACCAGTCAAGCAATGTCGCTGTATTATAACGCTTTTCTCAGAGGAAAACGACTTGCACAAGAAGCTCAATTGTCTTTACATCCCGAAATTTTTCCTACAACAAATCCACTCTCTCTTGCAACGATACCTGTTACGTCGTCCGTTCCGTTGGTCACCTCTAATACATCTTCGACGACTACACCAACTCCTCCAAGCATATCTACACCTCCTACAGTCATGGCTGTTTCCCAACCTATTACCGCGAGTAGCGACGTCAGCCAAAATACCGCCATAAGTGATCGCCCGAAAGCAAAACCTGTCTCGAAGAAAGagggtaaaaatattcgaaaagctacGTCCAGCGTAGTAGGCGGGAAgttgcagcagcagcagcaacaggcaACCTTGATGGCTGGTCTTCAACAACAGTACCAGCAGAAACAACGGCAACACACCTATCAAGTTCAACAAGTTCACCAGCTGCAGCAACTTAATCAACAACTGCAATTACAACTGGATCAAGTACAG gtacaacaacagcagcagcagcaacaacagcagcagcagcaaccgcAACCACAACCACAAATTCAACAGCAACCATTACAATCGCAGTCTCAGCAGCAAGCTGGAGCAGTAACTGCTAATGGAAGCAACATACTTATGCCTACCCAATTAATGTCGCATCTTCATCCTACGCATACTCATCATCTTCACGACCAG CAAACAACTCAACAAAATCTTACGGAGCAGACTGATCCTGAATTAGCGAGACTGCATCGGGACGGAGCTTGTCCCTTTGTCGCTGCTGCTCAAAAAGCAAAGGCGCTTTGTACTAGTGAAAACGTTATAAAATTAGAGGACGGCTCGCATATTCCTCTCGATGAtgcttttgaaatttttcgatctaTTAGTTTCGATGATACTGCTGATG TAGCGACGGAAGATCAAGAGAAGCTCGAATTAAAAAGATTAGAAGTGTCGAATAGTAAGGATCCACAGCAGCAGCAattgcagcagcagcagcagcaattgcaacagcagcagcagcaattacagcagcagcagcagcagcagcagcagcagcaacaacaacaacagcaacatcagcaacaacaacaacaacaacatttACAAACCACACAAATTGTTCAACAGACGACCAGTCCTTATACATCTCAAGAATATTTTACCAATCCTGTCTTGTCGGTACCGTCTGCTTCGTTGCCGACCTTGCCTTCGCTTCAAGTAACCACTGCGGGTGTTCAAATACATGCAGACATAACGACAGGTTTACAGTTGACCAGTACTCAGTCTCTACAAAATCAATCATTTAAGAACTTCAAAGAGTATAAAGAGGGATATCTCGAGGGTCTTCGATGCCATTTTCAACCACAATTGTTACTCCAGTCTTCTCAGATAA CATTTCCTACACAAGCTTTACCAACTGTAACCGAAGCGACAGGAATAATAGATAGCATACCTCATGAAACGAACGGTTACGTGCAATCAACGACCTGTAGCACTAATCAAGTTCAAGTAGCTACTCAAACTCAAGCACCAGCAACGACGACCGCTGCAACTATAGTTGCTTCAGACAAAAAACAAGTTTATACCGCACCAACGACTGGTAAAGGCAAAAAGGGAAGATATCCACTTTTGTCTCAACAGCAACAATCATGTCAGCAACAACAAACTGCCAATACCCAGCAGCAGGCACCTAATTTTCCCAGTCAAAATTACCATTTAGATCCAACTACAG TTGCTGGTCAATACACAACAGGTGTTCCAACGGTTGGTGGTTATACAACTAACCAAGTACCGCCTGCACCGTTTTCTTGTATGGATGTTGATTCTGAAACTGACAGTAATCACGATACAGCATTGACTTTAGCATGTGCTGGTGGGCACGATGAACTTGTTGAACTTTTGTTGAGTCGCGGTGCGGATATAG AACATAGAGATAAAAAGGGGTTCACTCCACTTATATTAGCAGCAACAGCAGGACACCAGAAGGTGGTGGGGGTTCTTTTAAACCATGGGGCTGATATAGAGGCCCAGTCTGAACGTACTAAGGATACACCTCTGTCTCTCGCTTGTAGCGGTGGCAGAATCGAAGTGGTAGAGCTTCTGCTCAATCGGGGTGCCAATAAGGAACATCGTAATGTTTCCGACTACACACCTTTGAGCCTCGCAGCATCCGGTGGTTACGTTAATATAATAAAGCTTCTTCTTGGTCATGGTGCTGAAATTAACTCACGAACTGGCTCAAAATTAGGCATTTCTCCGCTCATGCTTGCCGCTATGAATGGTCATGTTG CGGCGGTAAAACTGTTGCTGGATATGGGCAGCGATATAAATGCTCAAATTGAGACTAATCGTAATACAGCGTTAACGTTGGCGTGCTTTCAAGGAAGACACGAGGTTGTTAGCCTTCTTCTCGACCGCAAAGCTAATGTAGAGCATCGTGCCAAG ACTGGATTAACACCATTAATGGAAGCAGCTAGTGGAGGATACGTAGAAGTTGGACGTGTTTTGCTTACCAAAGGGGCAGATGTTAATGCTACGCCTGTTCCATCATCCCGCGATACTGCCCTTACCATCGCCGCTGATAAAGGACACTGCCGTTTCGTAGAATTATTACTGTCGAG AGGGACCCAAGTAgaggtgaaaaataaaaaaggaaatagcCCGTTATGGTTAGCAGCAAACGGTGGGCACTTAAACGTTGTTGATTTATTGCATCACGCTGGCGCGGATATTGATTCGCAGGATAATCGCAAG GTATCTTGTTTAATGGCAGCTTTTCGTAAGGGGCATATTAAAGTTGTTAAGTGGATGGTAAATCACGTTACTCAGTTTCCTAGTGACCAAGAAATGACAAGGTATATAGCAACCGTCAGTGACAAAGAACTTCTAGAAAAATGCCAAGAGTGTGTAAAAGTTATTCGAGCTGCAAAAGAGACTCAAGCAGCAAAAGCGAACAAAAATGCGACTATATTATTAGAAGAACTCGATATGGAAAAAACGCGAGAAGAATCGAAAAAAGCGGCGGCTGCTCGCAGACGagaacgaaagaaaaaaaagaaactcgaGAAGAAGGAGGAGAAACGGAAATTGCACGAAGAATATAAGAAAAGTGAAGGAAATTACGAAGACAAGGAGGAAAGCGGGAAGAAATCTGGcgacgaagaatgcgatagggcGGACGATAGCGAACATGAAACTGGCgatgattgcgaaagaatgGATAGTATGCCATCGCCAGTTAATAGAAGCCCGGAAGACCCTGACAGAGAAGAAGGCGACAGTGGAATCGATGCGAATAGCCAAGGTAGCTGCAGTAGCAACGATGTCAAGGctagagagaaaaagaaagacaagaagaaaaagaaaatgacTAGTCCTACTAATAATGAGAAGGATACATCCCCGCAAAGATCGCCCAAATCTGTAATCGGTCAAAGCTCTTCTTTGTCTCAGAGTTCCATCACTCCGACCAAGTCTCAAAACAACACTTCTGAGAA gaGACTCATAACTAACGTCACCAACGGAGTATCAGTGTCCACAACTTCTATTACCATGAGTGCCAGATCCTCGACCGTTAATTGTGGCGAACGTAAATTAAAAGGTCAACTGGTGTTCGAGTCTTCGAGACATCCTGCCGACAGAGAAGATTTTGAAGCGACTGGAAATGAAACGTACATGCCTGGCAAAGGCAAAAAATCTTACAATAATCAATATGATGGAGACGCATTGAACACTTCTATCAAGACGAACACTACCACTAGTCCCAAACAAGGTGGCAAGCGCGAGGAAGGTTGGAAGGAAGTTGTACGAAA GGGGCAATCCGATGATTCGGGGAGATTTATGAATTCACCATTCCGTTCGAAGAAAGTTTCTGTTCCACCGAATGCTATTAGTCGGGTAATTGGAAGAGGTGGAAGTAATATAAATGCTATTAGAGGCGCAACAGGAGCGCATATCGAAGTAGAAAAACAAAGCAAATGTCAAGGCGAACGAATCATTACTAtcaa AGGATCATCAGATGCAACaaaacaggctcatacattaataGCAGCTCTCATTAAAGATCCAGACGTAGATATATTGCAAATGCTTCCGAAATCGAAACTTACAGTTGTCACGACTTCCTCTTGGGATAAGACCGTTTCCACTATTGCC TCGAGTAAAGCAAAGTTGGGTCCTGTAAGTAAACCACCTAGTCTAACGTCAAATTCCAATAGTATGCAAATTAATAAATCTAGTTACCCATCGGGAGTTTCTACCGTCAATCAATTGATTCCACTTCGATCATCGTCCACCATTAAACTTGCTGGAGCATTTCCAACACCTTTACCACGTGCAACGGCACCTAGACTCGTTGCTGCAG CCGAAAAACGAGCGCAGGCTGTAGCCGCCCAAATGGCATCTTCATCGAACACGAAGACGACAATGTCGTATACCAGCGCGATCATGACCGCCGGACGAGCAACAAAAATTGTGACGACAAGCACCACGCAAACGTTTGCAGCGAAATTATCCGAAATCACTGCCAACACGCATACATCCACTACCGTGATGCAGTCCACTCACACCACGGTAAATAAGCAGAAATCGTTACAAGCGAATACCGTCACCGTGGTGTCAGCTACGGCGGCGGCAACGGCTCAGACTTCGTCTCAGCAGCCCATAGTTAGTACATCGCCGAAACACTGCCGACCACTGCCTACTTTATCTGCCCCGCCAACTATGGTTTCACATTACTCTGGAAAATCTACTTATTCGCCCGGCTCGAATGCCGCGATATCACCAGCAGCAAGCACTGCGATCGCGTATTGTCCTGAAAATTCCATCGCCTCAACTTGTTCGAATTCAGTGCGAGTCAGTCCGTCACCGCCAATCGTATCGCAGTGTCAACAgttgcagcaacaacaacaacatcagcagcagcagcagcagcagcagcaacagcaacagcagcaacagcagcagcagcagcagcagcagcaacaacaacaacaacaaataCGAAGTTCGACGCCTATTGCGTGTAATATTCAagaacaacaacagcagcagcagcagcagcagcagcagcaacaacaacagcaacagcagcagcagcagcagcaacaacaacaacagcaacagcaacagcaaacgAACAATACGCCCCTCGAATATTCTTTGTTCAATGACACTTTCACGAAAGTTACCCAACAATCGATGTGGGGTGGTCGAGAAAACGAATCTCAAAAGGGTATGAACTTTGCGACCGTAGCTGGAGGTGGAGTTTCCGTAAACACGTCGGGCTCATCGTCATCCAAGTTTATCGACAGCGTACCTCCTCAG GTGGACGCATCGAAAGCTCCCGGATATCGAGGAACAACAATGTGCTCTCCAGTTTCAAGCAAATCGAACAATACCACAAACACCATTGCAACCAGCATAGGAAGCAGCACATCGTCGAACACGGGGCACAGTCCCATTCAACCGCCTCAGTTTCAGTCATCTGGAAATTATAACGAGCATTCTCTTTCGAACAAGCCACCCGGTAGTCTGGCTGTGGCGCGGCCAGTAATGCCTCAACAGAGTATGGAAATGGGGGCAGCAATGGGTGCGCAATTCAGTAGACCAGTATTTCAAGGCGAGCTGACGTCGCGTAACACCACAACGCATCAACCCCACGTTATATCCTCGACGTCGCAACCAACGTTGGATGTGGGTTTGTTCAAGGCGAACAATGTTAGTTACGAACACGCAAACGTAAATTCGAGTTTACTGAAGATGGTACCGAACGAAGGGCAGGGCCACCCTCTTTTGCCTTTTCATCCTCATATGCAAAATTTCACGCAAACAATAGCGGCACCGTCAGCTTCTGTAAATACCACCGTCAGTATgtcgaggttaaatcccagggcACCGGATTTCTCTAGTTCGCTGCATTTGAATAGCAAACCGCAAGTGACAATGTTCAATGCTGGCTCAGCAGCCGGAATACATCCGAATATGTTTGCAACGGTACCGCCACCACCTCCGTCTGCGATTCAATCAAATAATTTAGCAATGCTCGGAAACTTCCCCCTAGGAAAGTATCAAGCACCATCTCGAGCCACACCGAATACTGGAATCTCTACTAATGGACAAACGCGTTGGCCGTTTGCACCGCCGCACAATAATTATCCACCTCATCAGGATCCGATGATGGGCCAGATAGGCTTCACTAATCATTTGGCGAATATAACCGCACAATCTGGAAGCATCGATTTGATCACGAGCTTGGAGAATGGTGGTTCACCGGCAATATCACCGTCTTCTCCGGCGCAGGTAGCTCAAGAAATGAATCAGCTGAAAATAGAGGATCGCAAAGTACCGCGACCAATCGGTACAGAGAGAGCGTGGAAGAATTACGCAACGGCGGGCATGGGACCCGGCGGCGATGCCGATTCTATCAACTGGATGCTGAATAATGAAAAGCTCGTTGGATCTTGGGCGAGCTTGGCGCCAGGAATCGATAGGCATCAAGTGTTTCGCTCTAACGCAGCTTACAATCGTATATCCAACGTTGACGCAGAACTCCATCAGATGATGGAATCCTCCTTTCAG GGTCACGTGGATACTCAACAACAGCCGTTCCCGAATGGAAATGCTGCAGCTCTGTCACTAATGCCAGGATTAACGTTATTACCAGGACAATTCGGAACGCCTACGTTAACGGAAATCCCTCCAAACGAACAGAACAAAATGGATCCACCAGCATGGGGAATACCAGATGGTGTACAAGATAAACAACATCCG tgtCTACATTACGCTGTTTGGCCCGATTATTGG GCATGGAATAAATGGACCCATTAA